A single Pseudomonas putida DNA region contains:
- a CDS encoding DUF692 domain-containing protein, whose product MNPSSILQGAGLGLRRALLPELLNMDAGAVDFLECAPDNWIGVGGAFGEGLAQLAERYPLACHGLSLSLGGPAPLDHGFLRQIRAFLDRHQVPLFSEHLSYCADDGHLYDLIPMPFTDEAVRHTAQRIAEVQDALGRRIAVENISYYAAPYQAMCEIEFLQAVLSEADCDLLLDINNIVVNACNHRYDAAQFLAQVPAERVVCLHVAGHYDEAPDLKIDTHGASVKADVWSLLASAYQHLGPVPTLLERDFNLPPLAELLAEVQHIRSLQPIAQTLAVRHG is encoded by the coding sequence ATGAACCCTTCATCTATCCTGCAGGGTGCGGGCCTGGGCTTGCGCCGCGCGCTGTTGCCCGAACTGCTGAACATGGACGCCGGTGCCGTGGATTTTCTCGAATGCGCCCCGGACAACTGGATCGGTGTCGGTGGTGCCTTCGGCGAAGGCCTGGCGCAACTGGCCGAGCGCTATCCGCTGGCCTGCCATGGCCTGTCGCTATCGCTGGGCGGGCCGGCACCGCTGGACCATGGCTTCCTGCGCCAGATCCGCGCATTTCTCGACCGTCATCAAGTACCGCTGTTCAGTGAACACCTGAGTTACTGCGCCGATGACGGTCATCTGTACGACCTCATTCCGATGCCTTTCACTGACGAAGCTGTGCGCCATACCGCCCAGCGGATTGCTGAAGTCCAGGATGCCCTTGGCCGGCGCATTGCCGTGGAGAACATCTCGTACTACGCCGCGCCGTACCAGGCGATGTGCGAAATCGAGTTTCTGCAGGCGGTGTTGAGCGAGGCTGACTGCGACCTGCTGCTGGACATCAACAATATCGTGGTCAATGCCTGCAATCATCGCTACGACGCCGCCCAGTTCCTCGCCCAGGTGCCGGCCGAGCGGGTGGTCTGCCTGCATGTGGCCGGGCACTACGACGAAGCGCCTGACCTTAAGATCGATACCCATGGCGCCAGCGTCAAGGCGGATGTCTGGAGCCTGCTGGCCAGTGCCTACCAGCACCTGGGGCCGGTACCGACCTTGCTCGAGCGCGACTTCAACCTGCCACCGCTGGCCGAACTGCTGGCCGAAGTGCAGCATATTCGCAGCCTGCAACCCATCGCGCAGACGCTGGCGGTGCGCCATGGCTGA
- a CDS encoding LysR family transcriptional regulator has protein sequence MTRTGPEHCADAPGLSEAAVAKAVPNCDTQLLRTLHTLLSECSVSRTAERLGQSQPAVSVALRRLRQLTGDPLLVRSGSRMVLTSHGEHLIEPLAQALAGIEQVLDPIDRFDPATTRQHFRISTPDYLSVFFVPAIIERFHAQAPLATLELTHLQAEGGYTRGLEDGTLDLVIGNWRSPAQHLHLQALCDDDLVCLVRDDHPVPPGGLTREAYLQADHLDVLTLGACGQGTIGAELDKSGLARRVTTTLPYFCLAPYALMKSNLVFTTTRAFARHYAELLPVRIEPFPVTAQPLRYYQLWHARKHRAQSSKWLRGLVLTAAKAIT, from the coding sequence ATGACCAGAACCGGCCCGGAGCATTGCGCGGATGCCCCGGGCCTGAGCGAGGCTGCCGTGGCCAAAGCCGTGCCCAATTGCGATACCCAACTGCTGCGCACGCTGCATACCTTGTTGTCTGAATGCAGCGTGTCGCGCACCGCCGAACGCCTCGGCCAGAGCCAACCGGCGGTCAGCGTGGCCCTGCGGCGCCTGCGCCAGCTCACTGGCGACCCACTGCTGGTACGCAGCGGCAGCCGCATGGTGCTGACCAGCCATGGCGAGCACCTGATAGAACCCCTGGCCCAGGCACTGGCCGGGATCGAGCAGGTGCTGGACCCGATCGACCGCTTCGACCCGGCCACCACCCGCCAGCATTTTCGCATCAGCACGCCCGACTACCTCAGCGTGTTCTTCGTGCCGGCCATCATCGAACGCTTCCACGCCCAGGCCCCGCTGGCCACCCTGGAGCTGACCCACCTGCAGGCCGAGGGCGGTTACACGCGCGGGCTGGAAGATGGCACGCTGGACCTGGTGATCGGCAACTGGCGCAGCCCCGCGCAGCACCTGCACCTGCAGGCCCTGTGCGACGATGACCTGGTCTGCCTGGTACGCGATGATCACCCGGTCCCCCCCGGTGGCCTGACCCGTGAGGCCTACCTGCAGGCGGACCACCTCGACGTGCTGACCCTCGGCGCCTGCGGCCAAGGCACGATCGGCGCCGAACTGGACAAAAGCGGCCTGGCCCGACGCGTGACCACCACCCTGCCATACTTTTGCCTGGCCCCTTATGCACTGATGAAGTCCAACCTGGTGTTCACCACCACCCGCGCGTTCGCCAGGCACTACGCCGAACTGCTGCCAGTGCGTATCGAGCCGTTCCCGGTCACCGCGCAACCCTTGCGCTATTACCAGCTGTGGCATGCGCGCAAGCACCGGGCGCAGTCTTCCAAGTGGCTGCGTGGGTTGGTGCTGACGGCAGCCAAGGCGATCACCTGA
- a CDS encoding TetR family transcriptional regulator C-terminal domain-containing protein: MPFELPRVTEDTLSAPVRRVILDAAGEAFAQQGYAATKLSAIASLASLPRSNVLYYFKSKANIYSKVLEDIAPCYLQACAPFTGEDEPLQALGRTVTALISLFEHRPFASKVLLQELKEGGQRIPGNFLEHWAQQARENTGHVRQWISSGKLAPVNPEHVLPSVWAIAQSCLGLGWHAPSQAGQRIDYQAAADSSLRLLLNGLAPAATEHDALGFQAEQ, from the coding sequence ATGCCGTTCGAACTGCCGCGAGTAACCGAGGACACCCTGAGCGCGCCGGTGCGCCGGGTCATTCTCGACGCCGCCGGCGAGGCCTTCGCCCAGCAGGGCTATGCCGCCACCAAGCTCTCGGCGATTGCCTCGCTGGCCAGCCTGCCCCGCTCCAACGTGCTCTACTACTTCAAGTCCAAGGCCAACATCTACAGCAAGGTGCTGGAGGATATCGCCCCCTGCTACCTGCAGGCCTGCGCGCCGTTCACTGGCGAAGACGAACCGCTGCAGGCGCTGGGCCGCACAGTCACAGCGCTGATCAGCCTGTTCGAGCACCGGCCGTTCGCCTCGAAAGTGCTGCTGCAGGAGCTCAAGGAGGGTGGCCAGCGCATTCCTGGCAACTTTCTCGAGCACTGGGCGCAGCAGGCACGGGAAAACACCGGGCATGTGCGCCAGTGGATCAGCAGCGGCAAGCTGGCGCCGGTGAACCCGGAGCATGTGTTGCCGTCGGTGTGGGCCATCGCCCAGTCCTGCCTCGGCCTGGGCTGGCACGCCCCCAGCCAGGCCGGGCAACGTATCGACTACCAGGCCGCAGCCGACTCTTCGCTGCGCCTGCTGCTCAATGGCCTAGCCCCGGCGGCTACCGAGCACGACGCCCTGGGTTTTCAGGCTGAGCAGTAG
- a CDS encoding DNA-binding domain-containing protein produces the protein MADSLREQQLRMAGHIRDPQANPPPAGIEARRLAMYRQLFFGNLQSLLAGSFPVLHASLAAKHWQALCEDFYANHRCQTPLFTEVGGEWVGYLQGRTDQPGWVAELAHYEWIETALLLSDAAEPEHDPEGDLLDGVPVLSSLAMPLAYAWPVSHIGPQHLPGAAPAEPTLLLAHRGAGHKVAFSRLAPLAHALLASLQAQPLSGREHLAALAEAVGVDPAAIQAPGLALLLSLKTQGVVLGSRRG, from the coding sequence ATGGCTGACTCGTTGCGCGAACAGCAACTGCGCATGGCCGGCCATATCCGTGACCCGCAGGCCAACCCGCCACCTGCCGGTATCGAAGCGCGGCGCCTGGCGATGTACCGGCAACTGTTCTTTGGCAACCTGCAGTCGCTGCTGGCCGGTAGCTTTCCGGTGCTGCATGCCAGCCTCGCCGCCAAGCACTGGCAAGCCTTGTGCGAAGACTTCTATGCCAACCATCGCTGCCAGACGCCGCTGTTCACCGAAGTGGGCGGCGAGTGGGTCGGCTACCTGCAAGGGCGCACCGATCAGCCCGGCTGGGTCGCCGAACTTGCCCATTACGAATGGATCGAGACGGCGTTGCTGCTGAGCGATGCCGCTGAACCTGAGCATGACCCTGAAGGCGATCTGCTCGATGGTGTACCGGTGTTGTCCAGCCTCGCCATGCCGCTGGCCTATGCCTGGCCGGTCAGCCACATCGGGCCGCAGCATCTGCCGGGTGCGGCACCCGCCGAGCCGACACTGCTGCTTGCCCACCGAGGTGCAGGCCACAAGGTGGCCTTCTCGCGCCTTGCGCCGTTGGCCCATGCACTGTTGGCGTCGTTGCAAGCTCAGCCACTGAGCGGGCGTGAACACCTGGCAGCGCTGGCCGAGGCTGTCGGCGTCGACCCCGCCGCCATCCAGGCGCCGGGCCTTGCACTACTGCTCAGCCTGAAAACCCAGGGCGTCGTGCTCGGTAGCCGCCGGGGCTAG